The following are encoded together in the Pseudoxanthomonas sp. YR558 genome:
- the uvrA gene encoding excinuclease ABC subunit UvrA, protein MAMDFIRIRGARTHNLKNIDLDLPRDKLIVITGLSGSGKSSLAFDTIYAEGQRRYVESLSAYARQFLSVMEKPDVDHIEGLSPAISIEQKSTSHNPRSTVGTITEIYDYLRLLYARVGLPRCPDHGYPLEAQTVSQMVDQVLALDGEQRYMLLAPVIRERKGEHAQVFDQLRAQGFVRVRVDGELYEIDAVPALALRQKHTIEAVIDRFRPREDLKQRLAESFETALKLGDGMAQVMSLDQPESAPLLFSSKYSCPVCDYSLPELEPRLFSFNSPVGACPTCDGLGVAQFFDPARVVVHPELSLAAGAVRGWDRRNAYYFQLIASLAKHYQFDTDATWQSLPEKVQQAVLYGSGEDVITFTYLTESGGRTQRKHRFEGIVPNLERRYRETESPAVREELAKYISDRPCPDCAGARLNKSARNVFVADRPLPSLVVLPVDEALAFFRGLDLPGWRGEIATKIVKEIAERLGFLVDVGLDYLTLERKADTLSGGEAQRIRLASQIGAGLVGVMYVLDEPSIGLHQRDNERLLGTLTRLRDLGNTVIVVEHDEDAIRMADYVLDIGPGAGVHGGEIVGQGTLDDLLKAPRSLTGQYLSGKRQIEVPKARHKANPKMTLHLRGATGNNLKDVDLDVPSGLFTCITGVSGSGKSTLINDTLYALAANEINGASHKPAPYREIEGLDLFDKVVDIDQSPIGRTPRSNPATYTGLFTPLRELYAQVPEARARGYSPGRFSFNVRGGRCEACQGDGMIKVEMHFLPDVYVPCDVCHGKRYNRETLEILYKGYNINDVLEMTVEDALTLFEPVPSIARKLETLVDVGLSYVKLGQSATTLSGGEAQRVKLSKELSRRDTGRTLYILDEPTTGLHFHDIEHLLAVLHKLRDDGNTIVVIEHNLDVIKTADWVVDLGPEGGHRGGRILATGTPEDIAAHPESHTGRFLAKLLPPAKVPKPTKPAAMAKPDVLPPRKSATKTTKKKAAS, encoded by the coding sequence ATGGCCATGGACTTCATCCGCATCCGCGGCGCGCGGACGCACAACCTCAAGAACATCGACCTCGACCTCCCGCGCGACAAGCTGATCGTGATCACCGGCCTGTCCGGTTCGGGCAAGTCGTCGCTGGCGTTCGACACGATCTACGCCGAAGGCCAGCGCCGCTACGTCGAATCGCTGTCGGCCTACGCGCGGCAGTTCCTGTCGGTGATGGAAAAGCCCGATGTGGACCACATCGAAGGCCTGTCGCCGGCGATCTCGATCGAGCAGAAATCGACCAGCCACAATCCGCGATCGACGGTCGGCACGATCACCGAGATCTACGACTACCTCCGCCTGCTGTACGCCCGCGTGGGCTTGCCGCGCTGCCCGGACCACGGGTATCCGCTGGAGGCGCAGACGGTCAGCCAGATGGTCGACCAGGTGCTGGCGCTCGACGGCGAGCAGCGCTACATGCTGCTGGCGCCGGTAATCCGTGAACGCAAGGGCGAGCACGCACAGGTGTTCGACCAACTACGCGCCCAGGGCTTCGTCCGCGTGCGCGTGGACGGCGAGTTGTACGAGATCGATGCCGTGCCGGCGTTGGCGCTGCGCCAGAAACACACGATCGAAGCGGTGATCGACCGCTTCCGTCCGCGCGAAGACCTCAAGCAACGCCTGGCGGAAAGCTTCGAGACCGCGCTGAAGCTGGGCGATGGCATGGCCCAGGTGATGTCGCTGGACCAGCCCGAATCCGCACCGCTGCTGTTCTCATCCAAATACTCCTGCCCGGTCTGCGATTACTCGCTGCCGGAGCTGGAACCGCGCCTGTTCTCTTTCAACTCGCCGGTCGGCGCCTGCCCGACCTGTGATGGCCTGGGCGTTGCGCAATTCTTCGACCCGGCGCGCGTCGTGGTCCATCCGGAGTTGTCGCTGGCCGCCGGCGCCGTGCGTGGCTGGGATCGCCGCAATGCCTACTACTTCCAACTGATCGCGTCGCTGGCCAAGCACTACCAGTTCGACACCGACGCGACATGGCAGTCGCTGCCCGAAAAGGTGCAGCAAGCCGTGCTGTACGGCAGTGGCGAAGACGTCATCACCTTCACCTACCTCACCGAATCGGGCGGGCGCACGCAGCGCAAGCACCGCTTCGAAGGCATCGTGCCCAACCTCGAACGCCGCTACCGCGAGACCGAATCGCCGGCGGTGCGCGAGGAACTCGCGAAGTACATCAGCGACCGGCCTTGCCCGGATTGCGCAGGCGCACGACTGAACAAGTCGGCGCGCAACGTCTTCGTCGCCGACCGTCCGCTGCCTTCGCTGGTGGTGCTGCCGGTGGACGAAGCATTGGCCTTCTTTCGTGGCCTCGATCTGCCCGGCTGGCGCGGCGAAATCGCGACGAAGATCGTCAAGGAAATCGCCGAGCGCCTCGGGTTCCTGGTCGATGTCGGCCTGGACTACCTCACCCTCGAGCGCAAGGCGGACACGCTGTCCGGCGGCGAAGCCCAGCGCATCCGCCTGGCATCGCAGATCGGCGCCGGGCTGGTCGGCGTGATGTACGTACTGGATGAGCCCAGCATCGGCCTGCACCAGCGCGACAACGAGCGCCTGCTCGGTACGCTGACGCGCCTGCGCGATCTGGGCAACACGGTGATCGTGGTCGAACACGATGAAGACGCCATCCGCATGGCGGACTACGTGCTCGACATCGGGCCGGGTGCGGGCGTGCATGGTGGCGAGATCGTCGGCCAGGGCACCCTCGACGACTTGTTGAAGGCGCCTCGCTCGCTGACAGGTCAGTATCTCTCCGGCAAGCGCCAGATCGAAGTGCCGAAGGCGCGCCACAAGGCGAACCCGAAGATGACGCTGCACCTGCGCGGCGCGACGGGCAACAACCTGAAGGATGTGGACCTCGACGTCCCGTCGGGACTGTTCACCTGCATCACCGGTGTGTCCGGCTCGGGCAAGTCGACGCTGATCAACGACACCCTGTACGCGCTGGCCGCCAACGAGATCAACGGCGCATCGCACAAGCCCGCGCCGTACCGCGAGATCGAAGGCCTCGACCTGTTCGACAAGGTCGTGGACATCGACCAGTCGCCGATCGGCCGCACGCCGCGTTCGAACCCCGCGACGTACACCGGCTTGTTCACGCCGCTGCGCGAACTGTATGCGCAGGTGCCTGAAGCGCGCGCGCGCGGCTATTCGCCGGGCCGCTTCAGCTTTAACGTGCGCGGTGGCCGCTGCGAGGCCTGTCAGGGCGACGGCATGATCAAGGTCGAGATGCACTTCCTGCCGGACGTGTACGTACCCTGCGACGTCTGCCACGGCAAGCGCTACAACCGCGAGACGCTGGAGATCCTTTACAAGGGCTACAACATCAACGACGTGCTGGAAATGACGGTCGAGGATGCACTGACCCTGTTCGAGCCGGTGCCGTCGATCGCGCGGAAGCTGGAAACGCTCGTGGACGTGGGCCTGAGCTACGTCAAGCTGGGCCAGAGCGCGACCACGCTGTCCGGTGGCGAAGCGCAACGCGTGAAGCTGTCGAAGGAGCTCTCGCGCCGCGACACGGGCCGCACGCTGTACATCCTGGATGAGCCCACGACGGGCCTGCACTTCCACGACATCGAGCACTTGCTCGCCGTACTGCACAAGCTGCGCGATGACGGCAACACGATCGTCGTGATCGAGCACAACCTGGACGTCATCAAGACGGCCGACTGGGTCGTCGACCTCGGGCCCGAAGGTGGGCACCGGGGCGGACGCATCCTGGCCACCGGCACGCCCGAGGACATCGCGGCGCATCCGGAATCGCATACCGGCCGCTTCCTCGCCAAGCTGCTGCCGCCGGCCAAAGTGCCCAAGCCGACGAAGCCCGCGGCCATGGCGAAGCCCGATGTGCTACCACCCCGCAAATCCGCCACCAAAACCACGAAGAAGAAGGCCGCGTCATGA
- the rplU gene encoding 50S ribosomal protein L21, whose protein sequence is MYAVVVTGGKQYRVMKGETLRVEKLEAEAGNEITFDNILMLGDGETISLGDALKGANVTAKVVGHGRADKVRIIKFRRRKHHMKRQGHRQHYTEIEITGINK, encoded by the coding sequence ATGTACGCAGTCGTAGTCACTGGCGGTAAGCAGTACCGCGTGATGAAGGGCGAGACGCTCCGCGTCGAGAAGCTCGAGGCCGAAGCCGGCAACGAGATCACCTTCGACAACATCCTGATGCTGGGCGATGGCGAGACCATCAGCCTGGGCGACGCCCTGAAGGGCGCCAACGTCACCGCGAAGGTCGTCGGCCATGGCCGCGCCGACAAGGTGCGCATCATCAAGTTCCGCCGCCGCAAGCACCACATGAAGCGTCAGGGTCACCGGCAGCATTACACCGAAATCGAAATCACCGGCATCAACAAGTAA
- the rpmA gene encoding 50S ribosomal protein L27, whose protein sequence is MAHKKGVGSSRNGRDSNPKMLGVKVFGGQAIDAGNIIIRQRGTQFHPGPGVGLGRDHTLFALVDGKVEFSIKGAKKRRTVSVVAEA, encoded by the coding sequence ATGGCACATAAAAAGGGCGTAGGCTCATCGCGCAACGGCCGCGACTCCAACCCGAAGATGCTGGGCGTGAAGGTCTTTGGCGGTCAGGCGATCGACGCGGGCAACATCATCATTCGCCAGCGCGGCACCCAGTTCCACCCGGGTCCGGGCGTCGGCCTGGGTCGCGACCACACGCTGTTCGCGCTGGTCGACGGCAAGGTCGAGTTCTCGATCAAGGGCGCCAAGAAGCGCCGCACCGTCAGCGTGGTAGCGGAAGCCTGA